The following is a genomic window from Amaranthus tricolor cultivar Red isolate AtriRed21 chromosome 10, ASM2621246v1, whole genome shotgun sequence.
CCTCCACTAACCCTGATGTGGGATCTCGAAATGTAGATTTGGATAAGGAAGCAACACATCTTCAGACATGTCTCTCTGAAAGGGAAGCAGAAATGGATCACCTTAGACAGCTTCTTGCTGAAGAGATAATAAGGGCAGATGCAGGGAATAAGGAAGCTGACTTGGAGAGGAAAAATGTTGCTGAATTACAGCTATTGCTTGAATATGAAAAGAATAAATGTGATGAAGCCAGGAAGATGGCTGATGCTGCTTTCTTGAAAGCTGAAGACTATAGGGTTCAGATTGAAACTTTGAGAGGTGAAGTtgaaaaaacaaatttgaaatgGGAGCAAGTAAACAAGAAACTTGAAGCTGAAAAGAAAACTGCTATGCAAGAGAAAACGTCTTCTGAGAAGAGAGTTAAGGAGGAAGAGTGCCATGCTAATAATATTCTACTTAAGCAGttggaagaagaaaagaaaaaggctgAGAAATTACATAAGGAAATACATGAAATCATGTCTAAGAGATCTATTGAATCTGTTGAATTAGATGAAGCTAAGAAAAAGTTTGAGGCTGAAAAGAAGAAAGTTGCTGAAGAGAAAAGACACATTGAAGAAGAAAAGATGAGAGCTGTTGAGTTAAGAAGGATTTCAGAGGAAAACAAGAGGCTATTTACCGAAGAAAAATGCCGCGCTGACAACTTGTTGATGCAGTTGGAAGAGGAGAAGCAGAAGGTTGAGAATTTGCGAAGAGAAATGGAGGAAGCTTTGTCGTCTCAGATGCCTGTGGATTTGTCTGAGCTAGAGGAGCTCAAGAGAAACCTTGAAGTGGAAAAGAAGAAAGTTGCTCATGAGAAAATAcgttttgaagaagaaaagaataGAGTTATTGAGCTAAGAAGGATTTCAGAGACAAACAAGGAGAGATTTGCAGATGAAAAATGTCGTGCTGACAATTTGGTAGTGCTGTTGGAAGAGGAGAAGCAGAAGCTTAAGGAATTGAATAGTGAAATGCAAAAAGTTTTGTTATCTTACAAACCTGCTGATTCCTCTGATTTAGAGGAGCTAAAGAGAAATCTTgaggaagaaaagaagaaaatagcTCAAGAGAAAATGCattttgaagaagaaaaaacGATATTTTTGGAGCAAAGAAGGATTGCAGAGGCTTATGAGAAAAGTTGTGTTGATGAAAAATGCCGTGCTGACAACCTGTTAATGCAGTTGGAAGAGGAGAAACAAAAGTTTGAAAAGTTGCAAAAAGAAATACAGGAAGTGAAATCTTCTCAAAAAGCTAAGTTTTCCGCCAAGTTAGATGAGGTTAAGAAAAACCTTGAGTTAGAAAAGAAGAAAGTTGCTAGGGAGAGAAAACGTGCTGACCTTGAGTTATCCAGAAATGAAGGGCAGAAAAAGCTTGCTGAAGCCAGGCTTAAAAATGAGATGGAGGAAAAGGGTCGTGCTGACAAGCTATTTAAGGAGCTAGAGAAGAGCAGAGAAATGATTCAGAATTTAGAAGGGGAGCTGAATAAGGTGACTGGTATGCTTGAAGCTGAGAGGAAAAAGGTTTCCACGGAGAATAGGCTTGCAGACTTGCAGAAGTTAAAGGCGGAAGAACAAGGGAAAATTGCTATAGCAAATGAAAAGAGGGCTATAGAGGAGAAGTGCCGTGGTGATAATTTATCACAAGAGCTGGATAATGCCAAACAGAAACTTTTGAATATGGAATACGAGTTACACAACATTAAAACCTCAAGTACGTCCCCTGCTTTTGCGGTTAATGAGCTGACTGCAAGAGTTAATCTCTTGCAGGAACAGTTAAAGTTTGAGAAGAAGCGAGCGAAGCATGCCAAAGAGGTTGTGAAGTTAGAAAAAGGCCGCAACACGATCTTGGAGCAGGAGCTACAGAGATTAAAACATGACTTCCAGTGTTTCTTGGATCACCTTGGTATGCTAAGTGATGTTTTTGGTGCAAGAAATGTCGGGAATCATGTACCGCAGGTTTGTTAGAGAATAACTTCTCCTTTTACATGTTGAATTTTTTCGTTTTATGCTGTTCTATTTTTTTGCATTGTTTCAATGTTTCCAATTTCCACCTCTTTGCGAGAAGATgggatttttttggcacttgtatTCTGCAAGTAAATGAGGGCTTGATCTCTCTGCTTTCTACTGGCTTTCTCCCCTGCCAttatttttggggttttttctATTGGCTTAAATTTTCCCCACTTGACGATGATAGATGAATCTAAGTTTCTTCTGGTTTCTAAATACTAATTTATGTGCCTGCAGAAATTCGGCCCTTCTCAAATGAATTTCTGTGATGCCGATGCACTCCGAATGCCTTGCTTGTCATCCAGGGATGTTTCATGTCTTCTTAAACCAAACATGCGATTTGTGCGCGCAGCGCCTCATATAGAATCGACTTCTGGTATGGAGAATGAATTGGATTCTCTGCAAGGGGGTTCTCGTGGAGATATCTTACCAAGCTCTGCCGCTTACTCCAATACGTCATCTTTTTTAGATGAACATTTGGTAGGATCACAGGAAAGATTTGCTGGCTCTCTTGGTTGGTCAGCAGGGTTCTCCATTGAGAACACAGACGAACAAAACAGCCAACAAGCACAAGTGCTCAAATACTCTAATGACGAGTCCTACAAACAAATGAGTGGCAAGAAAATAGGCGTTGTTGGTGAACAGAATATACTGAGCCCTCTGGAAACTTCTACTGGCCGTGCTAAAAAGAGAAGGAAGATTTCTGATGATTTTGAGTCTATCAAATATCTGCATTTGGAAGGTAGAAGAATCTATCAGGAAGCAGAAAAAAAGCTTTTTTCTTTACACGATAGTTTAATCAGACCTATTATGAATGAGCAGATAGAGAAGGAACGTTTTTCACAGCCTGTCAGTAAATCTAATACCGGTGCCAATCCTGGAAGGCCTTACATTCAAAATAAGCAATTACTTGAACCAGAGGTAGTCCTTCAGCAAGCTGGTGAATCTAAGGTGCAGATGCAAGTGGCACCTGGTCTAAGTGACAAAAGGGGAAGCTCCCAGCAATTACATGTTGGAAGAGGCCAAAGCACACACAATCAAGATGCTGTGAGTAGCGTTCTGGAAGTGATGAATGGGGATTACATGAAACTACTTGATTTGGATGATGAAGTTGCTGAGGAACAATTCCGAATGGTGATGGAAAGGCCTCTGTCTCCAACCCTTCCCGAGTTTGGTATTCTGGAGTTTAGTCAAAAGGTTCAAGCGCAGACTGTATCTGAAAATATTGAAGCTGTGTATCAACGTGGTTTTTCAGtacaaaataaaaaccaactgtactttgttttgttttctgatATGGAGGATATTGGCAGTGTAACAAGGATATTTTGTGCTACTAGAACCTGCGTAGATCAATGCTGCCTGTTTTTTCAAACAAATTGGGCAGTTCAAGATATACTAGGGGTCTTACTATTGGAGAACGAACTGACTCccaggtaattttttttgttgaggaTGAACAAATAAAATGAAACCTCTTAATACTTAAAAGCCTTTGATTTAGTTACCGTGCTGCTGCCTTCAtatttgaaaaagaaggttTATGCAAAAAGCGTGATTCAAGAAATTgttttctccatttttttctatttcatcTTGTTCCTAACGGTGTCCTTAGCTaacttatttttactttattattttttttgcattttcagGGAAAAAGCCTGTGTTTTATTTTCTCTTCTGCTACTTAATTTTTCCGCTATATCATCGAACAAGTCTGTGACCTTCCAAGTCCAAGAGCAAATGGTTACTTTGTCTGCACAGATGCACGCAGGTATGATACTGTGTCATCATCCTCGAAATACAAGTCTCCTTTTATATTGTTATCATGATGTACCAGTTTTCTTTTCTGCACCTTCACTTTGCTTTTGTTGCTCACTATTTGATGAACATATATAATGCAGTGTTAAACTCTGATACCAgagaaatgcttaaaaaaatctGTAACCTTCATGATGTACTTGCATTGGGTGAAGAATTTGTACTGAACAGAAAAGTTTTATCCGATGTTGACGTGAGCGGCGAACTGCTTGTTGATTGTGGCTCAAGTATTGGGATTGTACATCAAGGGGAGAATACTGTTTTGTGGCCTAAGATAGCTCCAACTGATCTGGTTGTTACTGGGAGCAGCATATTGGCTTCTATCTATAAAGCAGTTGGTCATCTTGGCTCTTTATGTGAATTTTCACTCAAGTTGCTGCACATGGGCAGAGCTGATTATTCTTTGGCGTTGTCAATTCTTCATAATTTTGCTTGCTTATGTGGTGAAGATTATTTTACCAACAGCAATTATTCTTCGGTTATGAAAGTTGTTAAATCTGTGGTGGCGTTCATGGAGGCTTCTTTGTCCAAGGGTCCCATTAAAGATCTCCAAGCAGGGGATATTACTTGGCATCATTTCACAACTTGTGTCAGATGCCCATTCAAAGAAGGCTCTGTTACTCTTGATGCTGTTTCTTCAGAGCTGTTGGACGAGCTACGAAGACATCTTGTCCCTCAAATTCCAGGTGCAACGGCTCATTCATTGAACAGCAAAGCTGTTTCTTGCCTTCTAAGTGATGTCCTGTCTTCTTTGGAACTCATTGCATCAATTATGGTATTGTTCTCTGTCAGCCATTAGTAATTCCTTGTTCTTTTTCCAAACCTATCAGGCTAGtgtctaattaatttttaaatttgcagtGCTGGGACTGGGTATGCGAGAACATTGTACAAAAGCTATTTCACatgttggaattaagttgtcaGAATGAAGTCTTTTCTACTGCCCTTGTGGTGCTTCTCGGTTATATCGGGAGGTGAGGTTTTCTTTGGCTATAATTTCTGGCTGATTTCACATTCACCTTTTCAGGATATATATCAATATGTGCAGGACCTCTCATTGGTCAACCCCACTCCCCCCgaaataatttttatagatGTAATTG
Proteins encoded in this region:
- the LOC130825287 gene encoding uncharacterized protein LOC130825287 isoform X2 — protein: MDHLRQLLAEEIIRADAGNKEADLERKNVAELQLLLEYEKNKCDEARKMADAAFLKAEDYRVQIETLRGEVEKTNLKWEQVNKKLEAEKKTAMQEKTSSEKRVKEEECHANNILLKQLEEEKKKAEKLHKEIHEIMSKRSIESVELDEAKKKFEAEKKKVAEEKRHIEEEKMRAVELRRISEENKRLFTEEKCRADNLLMQLEEEKQKVENLRREMEEALSSQMPVDLSELEELKRNLEVEKKKVAHEKIRFEEEKNRVIELRRISETNKERFADEKCRADNLVVLLEEEKQKLKELNSEMQKVLLSYKPADSSDLEELKRNLEEEKKKIAQEKMHFEEEKTIFLEQRRIAEAYEKSCVDEKCRADNLLMQLEEEKQKFEKLQKEIQEVKSSQKAKFSAKLDEVKKNLELEKKKVARERKRADLELSRNEGQKKLAEARLKNEMEEKGRADKLFKELEKSREMIQNLEGELNKVTGMLEAERKKVSTENRLADLQKLKAEEQGKIAIANEKRAIEEKCRGDNLSQELDNAKQKLLNMEYELHNIKTSSTSPAFAVNELTARVNLLQEQLKFEKKRAKHAKEVVKLEKGRNTILEQELQRLKHDFQCFLDHLGMLSDVFGARNVGNHVPQKFGPSQMNFCDADALRMPCLSSRDVSCLLKPNMRFVRAAPHIESTSGMENELDSLQGGSRGDILPSSAAYSNTSSFLDEHLVGSQERFAGSLGWSAGFSIENTDEQNSQQAQVLKYSNDESYKQMSGKKIGVVGEQNILSPLETSTGRAKKRRKISDDFESIKYLHLEGRRIYQEAEKKLFSLHDSLIRPIMNEQIEKERFSQPVSKSNTGANPGRPYIQNKQLLEPEVVLQQAGESKVQMQVAPGLSDKRGSSQQLHVGRGQSTHNQDAVSSVLEVMNGDYMKLLDLDDEVAEEQFRMVMERPLSPTLPEFGILEFSQKVQAQTVSENIEAVYQRGFSVQNKNQLYFVLFSDMEDIGSVTRIFCATRTCVDQCCLFFQTNWAVQDILGVLLLENELTPREKACVLFSLLLLNFSAISSNKSVTFQVQEQMVTLSAQMHAVLNSDTREMLKKICNLHDVLALGEEFVLNRKVLSDVDVSGELLVDCGSSIGIVHQGENTVLWPKIAPTDLVVTGSSILASIYKAVGHLGSLCEFSLKLLHMGRADYSLALSILHNFACLCGEDYFTNSNYSSVMKVVKSVVAFMEASLSKGPIKDLQAGDITWHHFTTCVRCPFKEGSVTLDAVSSELLDELRRHLVPQIPGATAHSLNSKAVSCLLSDVLSSLELIASIMCWDWVCENIVQKLFHMLELSCQNEVFSTALVVLLGYIGRLGVEARGYNDAGVEGIRHHLLGLLCQATTSKCDSAVPMAILYGVTGLCPKGHEIFQKVYDVIHSSKDWHSASSPSDDIVSKFLSSLSSKQATSLASLLSFDSGLAA
- the LOC130825287 gene encoding uncharacterized protein LOC130825287 isoform X1 — encoded protein: MSMEALNPCCARWKTRYMKIEEKRNALRQGVEILKGQIDRLQEENENLKKAYDEQRSRLNAVEEAKEKETSVRISLEKEISFQKLEISSTNPDVGSRNVDLDKEATHLQTCLSEREAEMDHLRQLLAEEIIRADAGNKEADLERKNVAELQLLLEYEKNKCDEARKMADAAFLKAEDYRVQIETLRGEVEKTNLKWEQVNKKLEAEKKTAMQEKTSSEKRVKEEECHANNILLKQLEEEKKKAEKLHKEIHEIMSKRSIESVELDEAKKKFEAEKKKVAEEKRHIEEEKMRAVELRRISEENKRLFTEEKCRADNLLMQLEEEKQKVENLRREMEEALSSQMPVDLSELEELKRNLEVEKKKVAHEKIRFEEEKNRVIELRRISETNKERFADEKCRADNLVVLLEEEKQKLKELNSEMQKVLLSYKPADSSDLEELKRNLEEEKKKIAQEKMHFEEEKTIFLEQRRIAEAYEKSCVDEKCRADNLLMQLEEEKQKFEKLQKEIQEVKSSQKAKFSAKLDEVKKNLELEKKKVARERKRADLELSRNEGQKKLAEARLKNEMEEKGRADKLFKELEKSREMIQNLEGELNKVTGMLEAERKKVSTENRLADLQKLKAEEQGKIAIANEKRAIEEKCRGDNLSQELDNAKQKLLNMEYELHNIKTSSTSPAFAVNELTARVNLLQEQLKFEKKRAKHAKEVVKLEKGRNTILEQELQRLKHDFQCFLDHLGMLSDVFGARNVGNHVPQKFGPSQMNFCDADALRMPCLSSRDVSCLLKPNMRFVRAAPHIESTSGMENELDSLQGGSRGDILPSSAAYSNTSSFLDEHLVGSQERFAGSLGWSAGFSIENTDEQNSQQAQVLKYSNDESYKQMSGKKIGVVGEQNILSPLETSTGRAKKRRKISDDFESIKYLHLEGRRIYQEAEKKLFSLHDSLIRPIMNEQIEKERFSQPVSKSNTGANPGRPYIQNKQLLEPEVVLQQAGESKVQMQVAPGLSDKRGSSQQLHVGRGQSTHNQDAVSSVLEVMNGDYMKLLDLDDEVAEEQFRMVMERPLSPTLPEFGILEFSQKVQAQTVSENIEAVYQRGFSVQNKNQLYFVLFSDMEDIGSVTRIFCATRTCVDQCCLFFQTNWAVQDILGVLLLENELTPREKACVLFSLLLLNFSAISSNKSVTFQVQEQMVTLSAQMHAVLNSDTREMLKKICNLHDVLALGEEFVLNRKVLSDVDVSGELLVDCGSSIGIVHQGENTVLWPKIAPTDLVVTGSSILASIYKAVGHLGSLCEFSLKLLHMGRADYSLALSILHNFACLCGEDYFTNSNYSSVMKVVKSVVAFMEASLSKGPIKDLQAGDITWHHFTTCVRCPFKEGSVTLDAVSSELLDELRRHLVPQIPGATAHSLNSKAVSCLLSDVLSSLELIASIMCWDWVCENIVQKLFHMLELSCQNEVFSTALVVLLGYIGRLGVEARGYNDAGVEGIRHHLLGLLCQATTSKCDSAVPMAILYGVTGLCPKGHEIFQKVYDVIHSSKDWHSASSPSDDIVSKFLSSLSSKQATSLASLLSFDSGLAA